The Hymenobacter oligotrophus genome has a window encoding:
- the infA gene encoding translation initiation factor IF-1, with amino-acid sequence MAKQSSIEQDGTILEALSNAMFRVELENGHQVIAHISGKMRMHYIKILPGDKVKLEMSPYDLSKGRIVYRYK; translated from the coding sequence ATGGCCAAACAATCATCGATTGAGCAGGACGGTACCATCCTGGAAGCTTTGTCTAACGCCATGTTCCGGGTGGAACTGGAGAACGGGCACCAGGTAATTGCGCACATTTCCGGTAAAATGCGCATGCACTACATTAAGATTCTGCCTGGCGATAAGGTGAAGCTCGAAATGTCGCCCTACGATTTGTCGAAGGGCCGAATAGTTTACCGTTACAAATAA